In Oryza sativa Japonica Group chromosome 11, ASM3414082v1, the following are encoded in one genomic region:
- the LOC4351029 gene encoding uncharacterized protein isoform X1, translating to MDRDAGGGGDPATGGPAEFPGEAKITLRPDFLLLQAAPLQAAARKSKRYAIQQSILYKEHKRQSRHQLRGAQPSTSQKPRHAEAGSKTHVRQSVLYSERKRQPRHERGGTQPPTLLTASEHDSTTVEPSRLKEASPSLSDELRELEEYRKTHTFSSFEDAIHYVLSVHPRTLSGLPVTEDDHHDGEAFELTTPAQSVPVQVPTSEASVDVVQNGNKWMGEEVMTAFEKYVEERDYLKGIEYKLDELCHQCLNVKNYNHIFHHFNFSVKTKTPGSTDWTSELYFAEVKTMFRQKVYFCWPLEPNENGHCNACKNQGMDDLKHPVIGAFDRGDNDTMFPYMYIGDDTACPYFWLSESDDEFPNRVLDDSDDDDII from the exons atggaccgcgatgcgggcggcggcggcgaccctgcTACCGGAGGACCAGCTGAATTCCCTGGCGAGGCCAAGATAACCCTGCGACCTGATTTCCTCCTCTTACAAGCGGCCCCCTTACAAGCAGCTGCCAGAAAATCTAA AAGATATGCTATTCAGCAAAGTATTCTCTACAAAGAGCACAAAAGGCAATCTAGACATCAACTAAGAGGAGCACAGCCATCAACCTCCCA AAAACCTAGGCATGCAGAAGCTGGAAGTAAGACTCATGTTCGTCAAAGTGTTCTCTATTCAGAGCGTAAAAGGCAACCTAGACATGAACGAGGAGGAACACAACCACCAACCTTACT GACTGCGAGTGAGCATGATTCTACAACTGTGGAGCCATCAAGACTTAAGGAAGCTTCACCATCACT GTCAGATGAACTACGTGAACTTGAGGAATACCGCAAGACGCATACCTTTAGCAGCTTTGAAGATGCGATTCATTATGTTCTTTCTGTTCATCCTCGTACTTTGTCTGGGCTTCCAGTAACTGAGGATGACCACCATGATGGTGAAG CTTTTGAGCTTACAACACCAGCTCAATCAGTCCCAGTACAAGTACCAACTTCTGAAGCTTCCGTGGACGTAGTTCAGAACGGAAATAAATGGATGGGCGAGGAAGTTATGACGGCATTCGAGAAATATGTAGAGGAAAGGGATTATCTTAAG GGCATTGAGTACAAATTGGATGAACTTTGTCATCAATGCCTCAATGTGAAAAACTACAATCATATCTTTCACCACTTCAACTTCAGTGTGAAGACTAAGACCCCAGGTTCTACTGATTGGACATCGGAGTTATATTTTGCTGAGGTTAAAACAATGTTCAGACAGAAAGTTTATTTCTGCTGGCCCTTGGAGCCGAATGAAAACG GTCATTGCAATGCATGCAAGAATCAAGGGATGGATGACCTGAAACATCCTGTGATAGGTGCATTTGATAGAGGTGACAACGATACAATGTTTCCCTATATGTACATCGGTGATGATACAGCATGTCCTTATTTCTGGTTGAGTGAGTCTGATGATGAGTTTCCAAATAGAGTTTTGGATGATTCAGATGACGATGATATAATTTAG
- the LOC4351029 gene encoding uncharacterized protein isoform X2 codes for MDRDAGGGGDPATGGPAEFPGEAKITLRPDFLLLQAAPLQAAARKSKKPRHAEAGSKTHVRQSVLYSERKRQPRHERGGTQPPTLLTASEHDSTTVEPSRLKEASPSLSDELRELEEYRKTHTFSSFEDAIHYVLSVHPRTLSGLPVTEDDHHDGEAFELTTPAQSVPVQVPTSEASVDVVQNGNKWMGEEVMTAFEKYVEERDYLKGIEYKLDELCHQCLNVKNYNHIFHHFNFSVKTKTPGSTDWTSELYFAEVKTMFRQKVYFCWPLEPNENGHCNACKNQGMDDLKHPVIGAFDRGDNDTMFPYMYIGDDTACPYFWLSESDDEFPNRVLDDSDDDDII; via the exons atggaccgcgatgcgggcggcggcggcgaccctgcTACCGGAGGACCAGCTGAATTCCCTGGCGAGGCCAAGATAACCCTGCGACCTGATTTCCTCCTCTTACAAGCGGCCCCCTTACAAGCAGCTGCCAGAAAATCTAA AAAACCTAGGCATGCAGAAGCTGGAAGTAAGACTCATGTTCGTCAAAGTGTTCTCTATTCAGAGCGTAAAAGGCAACCTAGACATGAACGAGGAGGAACACAACCACCAACCTTACT GACTGCGAGTGAGCATGATTCTACAACTGTGGAGCCATCAAGACTTAAGGAAGCTTCACCATCACT GTCAGATGAACTACGTGAACTTGAGGAATACCGCAAGACGCATACCTTTAGCAGCTTTGAAGATGCGATTCATTATGTTCTTTCTGTTCATCCTCGTACTTTGTCTGGGCTTCCAGTAACTGAGGATGACCACCATGATGGTGAAG CTTTTGAGCTTACAACACCAGCTCAATCAGTCCCAGTACAAGTACCAACTTCTGAAGCTTCCGTGGACGTAGTTCAGAACGGAAATAAATGGATGGGCGAGGAAGTTATGACGGCATTCGAGAAATATGTAGAGGAAAGGGATTATCTTAAG GGCATTGAGTACAAATTGGATGAACTTTGTCATCAATGCCTCAATGTGAAAAACTACAATCATATCTTTCACCACTTCAACTTCAGTGTGAAGACTAAGACCCCAGGTTCTACTGATTGGACATCGGAGTTATATTTTGCTGAGGTTAAAACAATGTTCAGACAGAAAGTTTATTTCTGCTGGCCCTTGGAGCCGAATGAAAACG GTCATTGCAATGCATGCAAGAATCAAGGGATGGATGACCTGAAACATCCTGTGATAGGTGCATTTGATAGAGGTGACAACGATACAATGTTTCCCTATATGTACATCGGTGATGATACAGCATGTCCTTATTTCTGGTTGAGTGAGTCTGATGATGAGTTTCCAAATAGAGTTTTGGATGATTCAGATGACGATGATATAATTTAG